A part of Lacinutrix sp. 5H-3-7-4 genomic DNA contains:
- a CDS encoding CAL67264 family membrane protein, translated as MAMNKNTVLAWATTIMIIVGLGLIAMGAFKYQEVAGWGFAAVGVGFFAIAWVFNALKGRV; from the coding sequence ATGGCAATGAATAAAAATACAGTGTTGGCATGGGCTACCACAATAATGATAATAGTAGGATTAGGTTTAATAGCAATGGGAGCTTTTAAATATCAAGAAGTAGCTGGTTGGGGATTCGCAGCAGTTGGTGTTGGTTTTTTTGCAATAGCCTGGGTTTTTAACGCTTTAAAAGGAAGAGTATAG
- the ettA gene encoding energy-dependent translational throttle protein EttA → MSDDKKIIFSMSGVTKTFPSANTPVLKNIYLSFFYGAKIGILGLNGSGKSTLLKIIAGVDKNYQGDVVFSQDYSVGYLEQEPQLDENKTVMEVVREGAAETVAILDEYNSINDQFALEEVYSDADKMEKLMARQAVLQDEIDAANAWELDTKLEIAMDALRTPDGDKKIAVLSGGERRRVALCRLLLKEPDVLLLDEPTNHLDAESVHWLEHHLAQYKGTVIAVTHDRYFLDNVAGWILELDRGEGIPWKGNYSSWLDQKSKRMAQESKTASKRQKTLERELEWVKQGAKGRQTKQKARLKNYDKLMSQDQKQLDEKLEIYIPNGPRLGTNVIEAKNVAKAYDDKLLYDDLNFNLPQAGIVGVIGPNGAGKTTIFKMIMGEETPDKGEFIVGETAKIAYVDQKHSNIDSEKTIWQNFSDEQELVMMGGKQVNSRAYLSRFNFSGSEQNKKVKLLSGGERNRLHLAMTLKEEGNVLLLDEPTNDLDVNTLRALEEGLENFAGCAVVISHDRWFLDRICTHILAFEGDSQVYFFEGGFSEYEENKKKRLGGDLMPKRIKYKKLIR, encoded by the coding sequence ATGAGTGACGATAAAAAAATAATATTTTCAATGTCTGGTGTAACCAAGACATTTCCAAGTGCAAACACACCAGTTCTTAAAAACATTTATTTAAGTTTTTTCTACGGTGCTAAAATTGGTATTCTAGGTCTTAACGGTTCAGGTAAATCTACCTTATTAAAAATTATAGCAGGAGTAGATAAAAACTATCAAGGAGACGTTGTTTTTTCTCAGGATTACTCTGTAGGTTATTTAGAACAAGAACCACAGCTTGATGAAAATAAAACGGTAATGGAAGTTGTTCGTGAAGGTGCAGCAGAAACTGTAGCTATTTTAGATGAGTATAATTCTATTAACGATCAATTTGCTTTAGAAGAAGTTTATAGCGATGCAGATAAAATGGAAAAGCTTATGGCTAGGCAAGCAGTGCTTCAGGATGAAATTGATGCCGCTAATGCTTGGGAGTTAGATACAAAGTTAGAAATTGCAATGGATGCTTTACGTACTCCAGATGGTGATAAAAAAATAGCAGTTCTATCTGGAGGAGAAAGAAGACGTGTAGCTTTATGTCGTTTATTATTAAAAGAACCAGATGTATTATTGTTAGATGAGCCAACAAACCACTTAGATGCAGAATCTGTACATTGGTTAGAGCACCACTTAGCGCAATATAAAGGAACTGTAATTGCAGTAACGCACGATAGATACTTTTTGGATAATGTTGCAGGATGGATTTTAGAATTAGATAGAGGTGAAGGAATCCCTTGGAAAGGAAACTACTCATCTTGGTTAGACCAAAAGTCTAAACGTATGGCTCAAGAAAGTAAAACAGCATCTAAAAGACAAAAAACATTAGAGCGCGAGCTGGAATGGGTTAAACAAGGCGCAAAAGGTAGACAAACAAAACAAAAGGCACGTTTAAAAAATTACGACAAGTTAATGAGTCAAGATCAAAAACAGCTTGACGAAAAACTTGAAATATATATTCCTAATGGACCACGTTTAGGAACAAATGTTATAGAAGCCAAAAATGTTGCCAAAGCGTATGACGATAAGTTATTATATGACGATTTAAACTTTAATTTACCACAAGCAGGAATAGTTGGTGTTATTGGTCCAAATGGTGCTGGTAAAACCACTATTTTTAAAATGATAATGGGTGAAGAAACTCCAGATAAAGGAGAGTTTATTGTTGGTGAAACAGCTAAAATAGCTTACGTTGACCAAAAACATTCTAATATAGATTCAGAAAAAACAATTTGGCAAAACTTTAGTGACGAGCAAGAGTTAGTAATGATGGGAGGAAAGCAAGTAAATTCTCGTGCCTATTTAAGTCGTTTTAATTTCAGCGGAAGTGAACAAAACAAAAAAGTAAAGTTATTATCTGGTGGTGAGCGTAACCGTTTACATTTAGCAATGACGCTTAAAGAAGAAGGAAACGTATTACTGTTAGATGAGCCAACAAACGATTTAGATGTAAATACACTAAGAGCGCTTGAAGAAGGCTTAGAAAATTTTGCAGGTTGTGCAGTTGTAATTAGTCACGATAGATGGTTCTTAGATAGAATTTGTACACATATTTTAGCTTTCGAAGGTGATAGTCAAGTTTATTTCTTTGAAGGTGGATTTAGTGAATATGAAGAAAACAAAAAGAAACGTCTTGGTGGAGATTTAATGCCAAAACGTATTAAATATAAAAAGTTAATTAGATAA
- a CDS encoding pirin family protein, whose amino-acid sequence MKTILHKANSRGHANHGWLQANYSFSFANYYNPDKLQFGTLRVLNDDIIAPKMGFGSHPHDNMEIITIPISGELKHKDSMANEWLSVTPGEVQVMSAGSGLQHSEINGSLTSHLNLFQIWIIPNKKNVTPRYDQKHFSLEGRKDKFQTIVSSIDNDDDGLKIHQDAKISRVDISKEKTLEYKTISKNHGVYIMNVNGSISINNTNLNSRDAIAISNTNNFLITAETNSEILLIEVPML is encoded by the coding sequence ATGAAAACAATACTACATAAAGCAAATAGTCGAGGTCATGCAAACCATGGATGGTTACAAGCTAATTACTCGTTTAGTTTTGCAAATTATTATAATCCTGATAAATTACAATTTGGAACTCTAAGAGTTTTAAATGATGATATAATTGCTCCCAAAATGGGGTTTGGTTCACATCCTCATGATAATATGGAGATAATTACCATTCCTATAAGTGGTGAATTAAAACATAAAGACTCTATGGCTAATGAGTGGTTATCTGTTACACCAGGAGAAGTACAAGTAATGTCTGCAGGATCAGGTTTACAGCATTCAGAAATTAACGGAAGTCTTACAAGTCATTTAAATTTATTTCAAATATGGATAATTCCAAATAAAAAAAATGTTACACCAAGATATGACCAAAAACATTTTAGTTTAGAAGGTCGAAAGGATAAGTTTCAAACCATTGTGTCCTCAATAGATAATGATGACGATGGATTAAAAATTCATCAAGATGCCAAAATTTCTAGAGTAGATATTTCAAAAGAAAAAACATTAGAGTATAAAACCATTTCAAAAAATCACGGTGTATATATAATGAATGTAAACGGAAGCATATCTATAAATAATACAAACTTAAATTCAAGAGATGCAATAGCGATTTCAAATACAAATAATTTTTTAATAACAGCAGAAACTAATTCAGAAATACTTTTAATTGAAGTACCAATGCTTTAA